The Desulfobacterales bacterium sequence ACTTTAAGGACCCTCCCGCCGGGCTGGAGCTTGTCAACGCCTATGTTGACAAATATCGGCAATTGACCGTTGTCTATCATATTCTGCCGAAGTAAGTCCCGCGATCATACCCCTGCGTTCTGATCGGAGTGCCGGCCGGCCTGGTCGATATGCAGGAAGAGGGTGGCGGTGGGTCGCTTACGTCAATGGTCCAGCAAGGCGCCGGGCAGGATGGCGGTGGTGCCGAACCTGTCCTTGATCCTATCCAGGGCGGTGTTGAGTTGTCTGCGTCTGGCCGGGTCGCTGGGATCGGGGAAGAGGGGCAACTGCACGGTATGGTCCGCCTTGAGCTGGGAGAGAGAAAGCCCCAGGAGCCGGACCGGCTGGCGGCCGGCCCTGGTTTTATCCAATAACCGGCATCCCTGGTTCCAGATCTCCCGGGCGTCGTCAATGGGCGCGTCCAGGGTGATTGAGCGGCTGACCTGCTGGAAATCATGGTACTTGACCTTGAGGGTGAGGGTTCGCCCCGCGAGACCCGAGCTGCGCAGCCGGCGGGCCGTTTTTTCGGCCAGGGCCAGCAGTTCCTTGTGGATGCGGTCGAGATCGATCAGGTCGGCTGCAAAGGTCTCCTCGTGACCCATGGACTTGATCTCTTGCCGGGGCCGGACCGGGCGGCAGTCGATGCCCCGGCTGGCATGATAGAGATAGTCCCCCTGCTTGCCGAATTTAGCGGTCAGTATCTTCAAGGATATCCGGCGCAGATCTCCGATGGTGCGGACCCCGAGCAGGGTCATGGTTTTCTGTGCGGCCGGACCAACCCCCCAGAGCCGCTTGACCGGCAGCGGAGCTAGAAACTCTTCTTCATCACCCGGCCTGACCAGGGTGAGCCCGTCCGGTTTCTTGTAATCAGAGGCAATCTTGGCAATCAGCTTCGAGCCTGCCACCCCGGCCGATACGGTGAGCCCGGTTTCCTGGTGAACCTCTTTTCTGATCCGTTGGGCGATCTCTTCGGCCGGGCCGAACAACCGGATGGAGCCGTTGACGTCGAGAAAGGCCTCGTCCAGGGAGAGCGGTTCGACCAGCGGGGTAAAGCGCTCGAATATGCGAAAGATCCGGGCTGATACCTCACGGTAGCGGTTCAAGCGCGGGGGCATGAACAGGCCGTCCGGGCAGCGCCGCATGGCCTCGGCCATGGGCATGGCCGAATGGATGCCGAATTTTCTCGCCTCATAAGAAGCGGCTGACACCACCCCCCGTTGCCGGTTGCCGCCGACAATCACCGGCTTATCCCGCAGCTCCGGGTTGTCCAGGACCTCCACCGAGGCAAAGAAGGCATCCATGTCAAGATGGATGATCGCCGGCATGGTCTGCTCCTGGTTTGTTTTTGAGGTTGCGGCTGAATAGCCGGGGTAGTGCCGGGGATCGGGACGGCCCCGGTCAAAACCGTACTCTATTCGTAATGATCCCGGTAAACATTCAGTAACCCCCTCCTGTCGGGAAAGGGGTCTTCTTCTACCAACGGCCGCTCCATTGAGAAGGGCCGGCTGTTCATAAACAGGCTATCAAGCAGGAACTCGCTTCGCCGCAACGGCGATTCGGAAGCCATAAGC is a genomic window containing:
- the dinB gene encoding DNA polymerase IV; its protein translation is MPAIIHLDMDAFFASVEVLDNPELRDKPVIVGGNRQRGVVSAASYEARKFGIHSAMPMAEAMRRCPDGLFMPPRLNRYREVSARIFRIFERFTPLVEPLSLDEAFLDVNGSIRLFGPAEEIAQRIRKEVHQETGLTVSAGVAGSKLIAKIASDYKKPDGLTLVRPGDEEEFLAPLPVKRLWGVGPAAQKTMTLLGVRTIGDLRRISLKILTAKFGKQGDYLYHASRGIDCRPVRPRQEIKSMGHEETFAADLIDLDRIHKELLALAEKTARRLRSSGLAGRTLTLKVKYHDFQQVSRSITLDAPIDDAREIWNQGCRLLDKTRAGRQPVRLLGLSLSQLKADHTVQLPLFPDPSDPARRRQLNTALDRIKDRFGTTAILPGALLDH